The Pigmentiphaga litoralis genome contains the following window.
ACATGGAGCGGCCCGGATCGTCGCCGTCACCCGGCGCGGCGCGCGCGAGCCCGGGCCAGCGCGGCGGCCAGAATGGCCTGTTTGCGTTCTGCCGCGCTGTCGGCAGGCGCCGCCGGCGCGGGGGTGGAAGACAACGGTGGCAGGGTGATGTCGGCAGACGACGCATCCGGTTGACCAATGGCGGGTGCAGATCCCGCCGTGGCACTGGAAGGGGTGTGCGCCACCGATACGGCCACGGCCTCATGGTCCTGCTGCGCTGCTGCGGGGTTCCGAGACACCCAGTCCTCGCCGGCCGTGGCCGACACTGTTGGCGCCGCGCTGTGCTCGCGGTCGGATTCCCGGATCAGTCGTGACTGCCTCAGCGTATAACGCCGCCGCGCGTCAGCAGCATCCTGTTCGGTCCACGCGCGAGGCGGTGCGACCACCTCCATGTGGATGCAATCGACCGGACAGGGTGCAACGCACAGATCACAGCCCGTACAGGCCGACGGCAGGATCGTATGCATACGTTTGTTGGCGCCGACGATGGCATCCACCGGACAGGCCTGAATGCACAAGGTACAGCCGATGCAGTGCTGTTCGTCGATGCGGGCAACCCGCAGCGGGCCAGGCAGGCCGCGCGTCAGGTCCAGCGGAACGATAGGGCGGTCAAGCAGCGCGGCCAGCGTGGCGACGCCCGCTTCGCCGCCGGGCGGGCATCGGTCGATGCCCGCTGTCCCATTGGCAATCGCCTCGGCATACGGCCTGCAACCGTCAAACCCGCATTTTGTGCATTGGGTCTGGGGAAGGCGGGCGTCGATGCGGTCAGCGAGGTCGTGCACGGAACAAAGCGTCAGGTCGAGGGGCGTTCGTGCTGGCGAATGAACGCGGCA
Protein-coding sequences here:
- the rsxB gene encoding electron transport complex subunit RsxB; this translates as MHDLADRIDARLPQTQCTKCGFDGCRPYAEAIANGTAGIDRCPPGGEAGVATLAALLDRPIVPLDLTRGLPGPLRVARIDEQHCIGCTLCIQACPVDAIVGANKRMHTILPSACTGCDLCVAPCPVDCIHMEVVAPPRAWTEQDAADARRRYTLRQSRLIRESDREHSAAPTVSATAGEDWVSRNPAAAQQDHEAVAVSVAHTPSSATAGSAPAIGQPDASSADITLPPLSSTPAPAAPADSAAERKQAILAAALARARARRAG